In Arthrobacter sp. UKPF54-2, the following are encoded in one genomic region:
- the fabF gene encoding beta-ketoacyl-ACP synthase II has protein sequence MARKVVITGLGATTPIGGDVPTMWKNALKGVSGAHTLEDDWVAKYELPVHFAARASTPALEVLSRVEAKRMDPSTQFGVIAAREAWADANITEIDHDRLAVAFATGIGGVWTLLDAWDTLREKGPRRVLPMTVPMLMPNGVAAAVSLDLGARAGAHTPVSACASGTEAVHMGLDLIRSGKADVVVCGGAEAAIHPMPIAAFSSMQALSRRNDDPEHASRPYDRDRDGFVMGEGAGALVLEAEEHAIARGARIYAELAGTSVTADAYHITAPDPEGLGATRALKAAMFDGRIQAEDVVHVNAHATSTPVGDKPEYTALKAALGKHVDDVAVSATKSQMGHLLGASGAVEAVLTVLAVYERKAPVTINLENQDPEIPLDVVTSERALPGGSIVALSNSFGFGGHNAVIAVRSV, from the coding sequence ATGGCACGCAAAGTAGTCATTACCGGGCTGGGTGCCACCACACCCATTGGCGGCGATGTCCCCACGATGTGGAAGAACGCGCTGAAGGGCGTCTCCGGGGCGCACACGCTTGAGGACGACTGGGTAGCCAAGTACGAGCTGCCCGTGCACTTTGCGGCGCGCGCCTCCACCCCCGCCCTCGAGGTCCTGAGTAGGGTCGAGGCCAAGCGCATGGACCCGTCCACGCAGTTCGGCGTCATCGCCGCCCGCGAGGCCTGGGCCGACGCCAACATCACCGAGATCGACCACGACCGCCTCGCCGTTGCCTTCGCAACCGGCATCGGCGGCGTCTGGACGCTCCTGGACGCCTGGGACACCCTGCGCGAAAAGGGCCCGCGCCGCGTCCTGCCGATGACCGTGCCGATGCTGATGCCCAACGGCGTCGCAGCCGCGGTCAGCCTGGACCTGGGCGCCCGCGCCGGCGCCCACACCCCCGTCTCCGCCTGCGCCTCCGGCACCGAAGCCGTACACATGGGACTGGACCTGATCCGCTCCGGCAAGGCCGACGTCGTCGTCTGCGGCGGCGCCGAAGCCGCCATCCACCCGATGCCGATCGCCGCCTTCTCCTCGATGCAGGCGCTCTCCCGCCGCAACGACGATCCCGAGCACGCCTCGCGGCCCTACGACCGCGACCGGGACGGCTTCGTCATGGGTGAAGGCGCCGGCGCCCTGGTCCTCGAGGCCGAGGAGCACGCTATCGCCCGCGGCGCCCGGATCTATGCCGAACTCGCCGGCACCTCGGTGACCGCCGACGCGTACCACATCACCGCCCCGGACCCGGAGGGCCTCGGCGCCACCCGCGCGCTGAAGGCGGCCATGTTCGACGGCCGGATCCAGGCCGAGGACGTGGTGCACGTCAACGCGCACGCCACGTCCACCCCGGTGGGCGACAAGCCCGAGTACACCGCCCTCAAGGCCGCCCTCGGCAAGCACGTCGACGACGTCGCAGTCTCGGCCACCAAGTCGCAGATGGGGCACCTGCTGGGCGCCTCCGGCGCGGTGGAGGCCGTGCTCACCGTGCTGGCCGTGTACGAGCGCAAGGCCCCGGTAACCATCAACCTCGAAAACCAGGATCCCGAGATCCCGCTCGACGTCGTCACCTCCGAGCGGGCCCTGCCCGGCGGTAGCATCGTGGCGCTGAGCAACTCCTTCGGGTTCGGCGGCCACAACGCCGTCATCGCCGTCCGC
- a CDS encoding acyl carrier protein: protein MASNEEILAGLAEIVNEETGLAPEAVEMDKSFTEDLDIDSISMMTIVVNAEEKFGVRIPDEEVKNLKTVGDAVSFIASAQA from the coding sequence ATGGCTAGCAACGAAGAAATCCTGGCCGGCCTGGCTGAAATCGTCAACGAAGAGACCGGCCTGGCCCCCGAGGCTGTCGAAATGGACAAGTCCTTCACCGAGGACCTGGACATCGACTCCATCTCCATGATGACCATCGTCGTCAACGCCGAGGAAAAGTTCGGCGTGCGCATCCCGGACGAAGAGGTCAAGAACCTCAAGACCGTCGGCGACGCCGTCAGCTTCATCGCCAGCGCCCAGGCCTAA
- a CDS encoding beta-ketoacyl-ACP synthase III, whose translation MSAPTLKQAPLQEHTRVMGVGAYRPSVIVTNEDVCQWIDSSDEWIRQRTGIITRHRAPADVSVIDMAEGAAREALQKAGIDASELDAVIVSTVTHPYATPSAAASLADRLGATPAPAFDISAACAGYCYGIAQADALVRSGAAKYVLVVGAEKLSDVIDNTERTISFLLGDGAGAVVVGPSDTAGIGPSVWGSDGSKWDAIGMTHSMLDIRELAMAGKRDAALSEGEAAVTEAALWPTLRQDGQTVFRWAVWEMAKVAQQALDAAGIQAEDLAAFIPHQANIRIIDEMAKKLKLPETVKVARDIAEAGNTSAASIPLATHRLLQENPELSGGLALQIGFGAGLVFGAQVIVLP comes from the coding sequence ATGAGCGCTCCTACTCTGAAGCAGGCTCCGCTGCAGGAACACACCCGGGTCATGGGCGTCGGCGCCTACCGGCCCAGCGTCATCGTCACCAACGAGGACGTATGCCAGTGGATCGACTCCTCCGATGAGTGGATCCGGCAGCGCACCGGCATCATCACCCGGCATCGCGCCCCGGCCGACGTCAGCGTGATCGACATGGCCGAGGGCGCCGCCCGCGAGGCCCTGCAGAAGGCCGGCATCGACGCCTCCGAGCTCGACGCCGTCATCGTCTCCACCGTGACGCACCCGTACGCTACGCCCTCGGCCGCCGCCAGCCTGGCCGACCGCCTCGGTGCCACCCCGGCACCGGCGTTCGATATCTCCGCGGCCTGCGCAGGCTACTGCTATGGGATCGCCCAGGCGGACGCCCTGGTCCGCTCCGGCGCGGCCAAGTACGTGCTCGTGGTCGGCGCGGAGAAGCTCTCCGACGTCATCGACAACACCGAGCGCACCATCTCCTTCCTGCTCGGCGACGGCGCCGGCGCCGTCGTCGTCGGCCCCTCCGACACCGCTGGCATCGGCCCGTCCGTGTGGGGCTCGGACGGCAGCAAGTGGGACGCCATCGGCATGACCCACTCGATGCTGGACATCCGTGAACTGGCGATGGCCGGCAAGCGCGACGCCGCCCTCAGCGAGGGTGAAGCCGCCGTGACCGAGGCGGCGCTCTGGCCCACCCTGCGCCAGGACGGCCAGACGGTGTTCCGCTGGGCGGTCTGGGAAATGGCCAAGGTGGCCCAGCAGGCCCTCGACGCCGCCGGCATCCAGGCCGAAGACCTCGCGGCCTTCATCCCGCACCAGGCCAACATCCGGATCATCGACGAGATGGCCAAGAAGCTCAAGCTTCCGGAGACCGTCAAGGTCGCCCGGGATATCGCCGAAGCAGGCAACACCTCGGCAGCCTCCATCCCCCTCGCAACCCACCGCTTGCTGCAGGAAAACCCTGAGCTGAGCGGCGGGCTCGCCCTGCAGATCGGCTTCGGAGCCGGACTGGTCTTCGGCGCCCAGGTGATTGTGCTCCCCTAG
- a CDS encoding ACP S-malonyltransferase has translation MLAIVCPGQGSQTPGFLAPWLELPSVAGQLASLSEIAGIDLTAHGTTSDEETIKDTAVAQPLIVAAGLVTAKALFDVELGTLPVILAGHSVGEITASALAGVLTETEAMTFVRERANGMAAAAAATPTGMSAVVGGDPAEVLAAIEACGLTPANVNGAGQTVAAGTLEQLKALAENPPAKARVIPLKVAGAFHTSHMSPAVAALQALRPSLHPRNPQVPLLSNFDGAEVTDGGAAVDSLIAQVSRPVRWDRCMETLVQRGVSGVIELAPAGTLAGLAKRGMPGVKTVTVKTPDDLSAALALFAELEGGQ, from the coding sequence GTGCTTGCAATCGTCTGCCCTGGACAGGGCTCCCAGACCCCTGGTTTTCTGGCCCCCTGGCTGGAACTGCCATCCGTCGCAGGCCAACTGGCCTCCCTTAGCGAAATCGCAGGCATCGACCTCACCGCCCACGGCACCACCTCCGACGAGGAAACGATCAAGGACACTGCCGTCGCGCAGCCCCTGATCGTCGCCGCCGGCCTGGTGACCGCCAAGGCCCTCTTCGACGTCGAACTCGGCACCCTCCCGGTCATCCTGGCCGGACACTCGGTCGGCGAGATCACCGCCTCCGCCCTGGCCGGCGTCCTGACCGAGACCGAGGCCATGACCTTCGTCCGCGAACGCGCCAACGGCATGGCGGCCGCCGCCGCTGCCACCCCCACCGGCATGAGCGCCGTGGTGGGCGGAGACCCGGCCGAGGTGCTGGCCGCAATCGAGGCCTGCGGCCTTACCCCCGCCAACGTCAACGGCGCCGGCCAGACCGTCGCAGCCGGCACGCTGGAGCAGCTCAAGGCCCTCGCCGAGAATCCGCCGGCCAAGGCGCGCGTGATCCCGCTCAAGGTTGCCGGGGCGTTCCACACCTCGCACATGTCCCCCGCCGTGGCCGCGCTGCAGGCCCTGCGGCCCTCGCTGCACCCGCGAAACCCGCAGGTGCCCCTGCTGTCCAACTTCGACGGCGCGGAAGTCACCGACGGCGGCGCCGCCGTCGACAGCCTGATCGCCCAGGTCTCGCGCCCGGTCCGCTGGGACCGCTGCATGGAGACGCTCGTTCAGCGCGGGGTGAGCGGCGTGATCGAACTGGCCCCGGCCGGGACGCTGGCCGGTCTGGCCAAACGCGGCATGCCCGGCGTGAAGACCGTTACCGTCAAGACCCCGGATGACCTGTCCGCCGCCTTGGCCCTATTCGCAGAACTGGAGGGAGGACAATGA